A genomic segment from Spongiibacter sp. IMCC21906 encodes:
- a CDS encoding helix-turn-helix transcriptional regulator produces the protein MRGDVLGAHQELIPAWLQPLTVLDLCRARGVNLNKVLPGTGLFLDDLPLIGRRISALQFQRLLHNANSEWSGEDFPFQLGHVLANHGFGPLHGYLQCVTGIAVPEAIQQFSLLAAAGIKCRYIPCSAKRGLLLLSSAARVSLDPIHGTAVTTALCHALKRRQDLRVADVFVTGEGRYPEEQYLSHLGLAPQFSAPFDGLVLEVDTAKPGIESLRQGFVQEECRRVQGNQRFLLDVMGELLQPALGAMPDLSACADRLHTSPATLKRRLKEHGVSFQSLVDANQRERALVELLLNSKSIDDISELLYFHDSSNFRRAFKRWTGTTPSMMKRTFNDLINI, from the coding sequence ATGCGCGGCGATGTGCTGGGCGCTCACCAGGAGCTTATTCCCGCGTGGTTGCAGCCCCTTACGGTATTGGATCTGTGTCGCGCCAGAGGGGTTAATCTCAACAAGGTGCTGCCGGGTACTGGATTGTTTCTTGATGACCTGCCCTTAATCGGTCGGCGGATTAGCGCCTTGCAGTTTCAACGCTTGCTGCACAATGCCAATAGCGAATGGTCGGGGGAGGATTTTCCTTTTCAGTTAGGACATGTGCTAGCCAATCATGGCTTTGGCCCCCTGCATGGCTATTTACAATGCGTGACGGGCATAGCCGTTCCGGAAGCGATACAGCAATTCAGTTTGCTGGCGGCGGCGGGAATAAAGTGTCGATACATTCCATGCTCTGCCAAGCGTGGGCTGCTATTGCTGAGTTCTGCTGCCAGAGTCAGCCTTGATCCTATTCACGGTACTGCCGTTACCACGGCGCTGTGTCATGCCTTAAAGCGGCGACAAGACCTTCGGGTTGCCGATGTATTTGTGACCGGGGAGGGGCGTTATCCTGAAGAGCAGTATTTGTCGCATTTAGGTTTGGCCCCACAATTTTCAGCGCCGTTTGATGGTTTGGTTTTGGAGGTAGATACCGCCAAGCCCGGTATTGAATCGCTTCGACAGGGTTTTGTACAAGAGGAGTGTCGGCGCGTTCAGGGAAATCAGCGATTCTTGTTGGATGTGATGGGCGAGCTGCTACAGCCTGCGCTTGGGGCAATGCCTGATTTATCGGCTTGTGCCGATCGCTTGCATACCAGCCCGGCAACCCTGAAGCGACGACTGAAGGAGCACGGGGTGTCTTTTCAGTCATTGGTGGATGCTAATCAACGGGAGCGGGCGTTGGTAGAATTGCTGTTAAATAGTAAGTCCATTGATGACATTTCTGAGCTGCTTTACTTTCATGACAGCAGCAATTTTCGTCGCGCGTTTAAGCGTTGGACAGGGACAACGCCGTCAATGATGAAACGAACGTTTAATGATTTGATCAATATCTGA
- a CDS encoding GGDEF domain-containing protein: MSIKAAALHQRCLFGLAVLFVLIGLIACFSGDIKTWAEIDWLDVAGEGLVVAAALSWLYFSLLWRPPGPVSYFLMLGFSLLSIGFYLDALDEFIHLGDAGWGGQLESVVTPLAVVVISFSILTLSQEQRVLGRQQHRREANYRDHRHIDLVTDLYNASYCRDAIRLALQQPAPFSVWMIDLQNFDAINRRYGFAAGDAILNRVAHTLVAAVPSDSLVCRYAGDCFVVLCRQAQLEKSLRPALDALLSQSVSLALCQETGAQPEIGVRLNITRPNVDDDATSLLKRASLQLQQEKQG; the protein is encoded by the coding sequence ATGTCAATAAAGGCCGCTGCCCTGCATCAGCGCTGCTTGTTTGGCTTGGCGGTGTTGTTTGTGTTGATCGGCTTGATTGCGTGTTTTTCCGGTGACATAAAAACATGGGCAGAGATCGATTGGCTGGATGTGGCGGGCGAGGGTTTGGTGGTGGCCGCGGCATTGTCGTGGCTGTATTTCTCGTTGCTCTGGCGGCCCCCTGGCCCCGTTAGTTATTTTTTAATGTTGGGGTTTTCTCTGCTATCCATTGGCTTTTATCTGGACGCCTTGGATGAGTTTATCCACCTTGGCGATGCCGGGTGGGGAGGCCAGCTTGAGTCGGTAGTGACGCCTTTGGCCGTGGTGGTGATCAGCTTTTCGATATTAACGCTGAGTCAGGAGCAGCGAGTGCTGGGTCGTCAGCAGCACCGGCGAGAAGCAAACTACCGAGATCACCGTCATATTGACCTGGTGACCGACCTCTATAATGCCAGCTACTGTCGAGATGCTATTCGTTTGGCTCTGCAGCAGCCCGCTCCGTTTTCGGTATGGATGATCGATTTACAGAATTTTGATGCCATAAACCGCCGCTACGGTTTTGCTGCGGGTGACGCTATTTTGAATCGGGTTGCTCACACCTTGGTGGCGGCGGTGCCTAGCGACTCCCTGGTGTGTCGCTATGCTGGTGACTGCTTTGTGGTGCTGTGTCGGCAAGCTCAGTTGGAAAAGAGTCTGAGGCCTGCGCTGGATGCCTTGTTAAGCCAATCTGTGAGTTTGGCGCTGTGTCAGGAAACTGGCGCACAACCCGAGATTGGCGTGCGGCTGAATATTACCCGGCCCAATGTGGATGATGATGCCACCAGCTTGCTTAAACGGGCCTCTCTTCAGCTTCAACAAGAGAAACAGGGCTGA
- a CDS encoding TonB-dependent siderophore receptor, producing the protein MNLIKKPHRTALQLAASSLLIIGLSPNGLAADNPTTENKATPESVHVIAKRVVRRNHVNSPAPKLVYDSAFFQRFEPISVGDMLKRVPGVSFTSDVGEYDLPRLRGLDSKYTQVLINGRRLPGEENSGAIAVDRIPAEMVEKIEIIRSPSSDIASQGIGGTLNIILKEGAKYQGGVWRVGAVHMDETDGSGFIGFTGVEGNTEYSLSANIQERYNPKEKISSAVEENEREDTVESDTRDSRDASLAGDISFKIAEGQKLSFNLFYVDTEREEVEKVLVSAFERDDANSPFNLDEQSNEYQLEEIEQKNINVGSEYQIETGSGTLTLYVSSNQFTEDKTETNSESDIGEPLELDEREIIDIDDSEQRYGVKWEFGQGKLETKLGAELSTKEREFSSVVFNDEGELDDENDDFADFDATTDGIDIFATSRWSLSEKFETEIGVRGEFRKQDIRGANFDGSVSRSDEEELQWSPSAHLRWHLSEQNQARLSIARTVRYPEFDQLNPVTLTIDDEKFQGNPQLDPETAWGVDLGFDHFIGDKGVMGLNVFYRRIDDLIELTQQEISSGGTEFDLIRAINNNNRGRITGIEFDASSPMTLLALPNMQGFLNISYLDSEIEDAFLEGVERRFSGQAKYVFNIGFEHELPNVNMSYGMSYQRQGDSEEFEGGEVNRISYDGNLELFIEKRFANGDYVLRLSGQNLLDAEKRERIREYDDGDAYRAGEPASSETEVEETSPAIILTLRGRF; encoded by the coding sequence ATGAACTTAATCAAAAAACCCCACAGAACCGCCTTACAACTCGCAGCCTCGTCATTGCTCATTATCGGTCTAAGTCCAAATGGCTTGGCCGCTGATAACCCCACTACTGAAAACAAAGCCACCCCTGAGTCAGTGCATGTCATCGCCAAACGAGTGGTGCGCCGCAATCATGTGAACAGCCCTGCACCCAAACTGGTTTACGACAGCGCGTTTTTTCAACGCTTTGAACCTATCTCGGTAGGCGATATGCTCAAGCGGGTTCCCGGTGTCAGCTTTACCAGTGATGTCGGCGAATACGATTTACCCCGTCTGCGGGGCCTGGACTCAAAATATACCCAGGTGCTGATTAACGGTCGCCGTTTGCCCGGCGAAGAAAACAGTGGCGCGATTGCCGTTGACCGGATTCCGGCAGAAATGGTGGAGAAAATTGAAATTATTCGCAGCCCCAGCAGTGATATTGCCAGCCAAGGTATTGGCGGCACATTGAATATCATTCTGAAAGAAGGCGCGAAATACCAAGGTGGTGTATGGCGTGTTGGCGCGGTCCATATGGACGAAACCGATGGCAGCGGTTTTATTGGTTTTACCGGCGTAGAGGGCAACACCGAATATAGTCTCTCAGCCAATATTCAAGAGCGCTACAACCCCAAAGAAAAAATCTCCAGCGCCGTAGAAGAAAACGAGCGAGAAGACACCGTCGAATCAGATACCCGAGACAGTCGAGATGCTTCACTGGCCGGGGATATCAGCTTTAAGATTGCAGAGGGCCAAAAGCTCAGTTTTAATCTTTTTTATGTCGACACCGAAAGAGAAGAGGTCGAAAAAGTCCTGGTCTCAGCCTTTGAGCGTGACGATGCGAACAGTCCATTTAACCTTGACGAACAGAGCAACGAATACCAGCTGGAAGAAATCGAGCAAAAAAATATTAACGTCGGTAGCGAATACCAGATAGAAACCGGCAGTGGCACCCTGACTTTATACGTCAGCAGCAACCAATTTACCGAAGATAAAACCGAAACCAACAGCGAGTCAGACATCGGTGAGCCCCTGGAGCTGGATGAACGGGAAATTATTGATATCGACGATAGCGAACAGCGCTATGGCGTAAAATGGGAGTTCGGCCAAGGCAAATTAGAAACCAAACTTGGCGCAGAGCTTTCTACAAAAGAAAGAGAATTTTCTTCCGTCGTATTCAATGACGAAGGCGAGCTGGACGACGAGAACGATGACTTTGCCGACTTTGACGCCACCACAGACGGGATCGATATCTTTGCTACCAGCCGCTGGAGCTTAAGCGAAAAATTTGAAACGGAAATTGGGGTTCGCGGTGAATTTCGTAAACAAGATATTCGCGGTGCCAATTTTGATGGCTCGGTTTCTCGCAGTGATGAAGAAGAACTGCAGTGGAGCCCCAGCGCGCATTTGCGCTGGCACCTAAGTGAGCAAAATCAAGCGAGATTGAGCATTGCCAGAACGGTGCGTTACCCTGAATTTGACCAGCTCAACCCCGTCACTCTCACCATAGACGACGAAAAATTTCAGGGTAATCCCCAGCTTGATCCAGAGACCGCATGGGGTGTCGACCTGGGCTTTGATCATTTTATTGGCGACAAGGGTGTAATGGGACTCAATGTTTTTTATCGCAGAATTGATGATCTAATTGAACTAACCCAGCAAGAGATTAGTTCGGGCGGAACGGAGTTTGACTTGATTCGCGCCATCAACAATAACAATCGCGGCCGCATCACCGGCATTGAGTTTGATGCCAGTAGCCCCATGACCTTGCTAGCACTGCCTAATATGCAAGGTTTTCTCAATATCAGCTATTTGGACTCCGAGATAGAAGATGCCTTTCTTGAGGGCGTAGAACGGCGGTTTAGCGGCCAAGCCAAGTATGTTTTCAATATTGGCTTTGAACACGAATTGCCCAACGTCAATATGAGCTACGGCATGAGCTACCAGCGCCAAGGCGACAGCGAAGAATTTGAAGGCGGTGAAGTAAATCGAATTAGCTACGATGGCAACCTGGAGCTGTTTATCGAAAAACGTTTTGCCAATGGCGACTACGTATTGCGCTTATCGGGTCAAAATTTACTGGACGCCGAAAAACGCGAACGCATTCGTGAGTACGATGACGGCGACGCTTACCGCGCTGGCGAGCCTGCAAGCAGCGAGACCGAAGTAGAAGAAACCAGTCCCGCCATCATCCTGACGCTCCGAGGCCGTTTTTAA
- a CDS encoding phytase produces MNKHLTGYIAIALSLGLSACGTNTLNNSKQDVSRFDFDDKQIIMISPSGDKTPVWRSDTEIEALAQSGSTLMWGQGESPELWKGKPSQGLVNGVKLASLDHDIDAICFAPIEKGVEDVFISDGDGRIFHYWLRDKASPALIPVRQLNSNPDIKSCVLSESQLYLKDPYLGVLKLDRNPENDGILRPANHTADKAYAAALKRDEISASTRLKPNNTLPHVIANMETTSVENHGDAADDPAILVWQDSSFWIAGTDKQRGLRMYNQHGEQIHFQPRGRINNVDAVALDSDRYLLAASNRTAKSIDLYIAQQSNNQLKFLRAIPLTLDDPYGLCMGKDALSNINVFVGDSEKVVEHWRLNKTATNQQRLHSYHFDSQTEGCVYATDENVLYVGQEDKGIWRIALDDKEKSLLESIETGDLIADVEGLDIYHDPQRGPLLIASSQGDDSYIIYSINPWQQLLKFKIGPDYLRGIDGSSETDGLAVTSLPLNGYPKGVLVVQDGRNRSPQANQNFKLIDWQKLEALLPPIASPTVSN; encoded by the coding sequence ATGAATAAACACCTTACTGGCTATATTGCCATCGCACTGAGTTTGGGTCTGAGTGCCTGCGGAACAAATACCTTAAACAACTCTAAGCAAGACGTATCCCGCTTTGATTTTGATGACAAACAAATCATTATGATTAGCCCCAGCGGTGACAAAACGCCAGTTTGGCGTAGCGACACCGAGATTGAAGCACTGGCTCAAAGCGGTAGCACTTTAATGTGGGGGCAGGGAGAATCGCCGGAGCTATGGAAGGGTAAGCCCTCTCAAGGCCTCGTTAACGGCGTGAAACTTGCCAGCCTAGACCATGACATCGACGCCATTTGTTTTGCACCCATAGAAAAAGGCGTCGAGGATGTGTTTATCAGCGATGGCGATGGTCGAATTTTTCATTATTGGTTACGTGATAAAGCAAGCCCCGCACTTATCCCCGTCAGGCAACTGAACAGCAATCCGGATATTAAATCCTGCGTGCTGAGTGAATCGCAGCTTTATTTAAAAGACCCTTACCTGGGTGTGTTAAAGCTAGACCGCAATCCAGAAAATGACGGCATTTTGCGCCCCGCTAATCATACGGCCGATAAAGCCTATGCCGCAGCACTTAAGCGCGACGAGATAAGCGCTAGCACAAGACTAAAGCCAAACAACACTCTTCCCCACGTCATCGCCAACATGGAAACTACCTCGGTTGAGAATCATGGTGATGCCGCCGACGATCCCGCCATTCTGGTTTGGCAGGACAGCAGCTTTTGGATTGCGGGCACCGACAAGCAGCGGGGGCTCAGAATGTATAACCAACACGGTGAGCAAATTCACTTTCAACCACGGGGACGTATTAATAATGTCGACGCGGTGGCACTGGACTCAGATCGTTATTTGCTCGCCGCCAGCAACCGTACCGCAAAAAGTATAGACCTCTACATTGCCCAGCAATCAAACAACCAGCTCAAATTTTTAAGAGCCATCCCACTTACCCTGGATGATCCCTATGGCTTATGCATGGGAAAAGACGCCCTAAGCAATATTAACGTCTTTGTCGGTGACTCAGAAAAAGTGGTTGAACATTGGCGGCTCAACAAAACGGCAACAAATCAGCAACGCCTGCACAGCTACCACTTTGACTCTCAAACCGAAGGCTGCGTGTATGCCACAGATGAAAATGTACTTTATGTCGGTCAGGAAGATAAAGGAATCTGGCGCATTGCATTAGACGATAAAGAAAAAAGCCTGCTAGAAAGTATCGAAACCGGCGACCTAATAGCCGATGTTGAAGGTCTTGATATTTATCACGACCCACAACGCGGCCCCTTGCTTATTGCCTCCAGCCAAGGGGATGACAGCTATATCATCTACAGCATCAATCCCTGGCAGCAATTATTGAAATTTAAAATTGGCCCCGACTATCTACGGGGCATTGATGGCAGCTCAGAAACCGATGGACTTGCAGTCACTAGCCTGCCACTAAACGGCTACCCAAAAGGCGTACTCGTCGTGCAAGATGGTCGTAACCGCAGCCCCCAAGCCAATCAAAACTTTAAGCTAATAGACTGGCAAAAATTAGAGGCCCTGCTACCACCTATAGCGTCACCCACTGTAAGCAACTAG
- a CDS encoding sodium/solute symporter (Members of the Solute:Sodium Symporter (SSS), TC 2.A.21 as described in tcdb.org, catalyze solute:Na+ symport. Known solutes for members of the family include sugars, amino acids, nucleosides, inositols, vitamins, urea or anions, depending on the system.) has product MSNTASTLHSLDYVVISTYALVVIALCIKLTRRAPDMEELFLAGRSLGPVVIGLSLFASNISSTTLIGLPGAAWEHGISVANYEWMAGLVLLFSAFFVAPVFIRQRVTTVPEILERRFDPRLRKYLSATSLFLSVVLDTAGSLYAGALVLMLFVPGLSLGPTCAVMALFAGVYTAAGGLRAVAYTDVLQAIVLLLGSAVLSTLVFAQFDYSWQQVTAAVDAKHMSLIRPLDDPALPWLGTLIGLPILGFYYWTMNQYVAQRLLGARSTDAVAKGALLAAALKLLPLFLMVLPGAMAAALFTDLDRADTVFPRLISEFAPPGIAGLMLAGLMAAIMSSVDSALNSASTLFMVDFVKPKKPELNPEQMARWGRYTTLTLMVLAAIWAPAIDNFPGLFAYLQQAFAYVTPPLVAVFAVGFISRSVSSNAAFNGTICGHAISLVLFIGAQLDWHRIHFTIVAGLLFALTVLVIYLFQWLSAQKPRQTQLEITSQQAVPISAKNKIMAALITLLTLAMLILFW; this is encoded by the coding sequence GTGAGTAACACCGCCTCCACATTACATTCCCTCGATTACGTTGTAATATCCACTTATGCCCTTGTGGTTATTGCTTTGTGCATCAAATTAACCCGTCGCGCTCCTGATATGGAGGAACTTTTTCTGGCCGGGCGTAGCCTTGGCCCGGTGGTGATTGGCCTATCTCTGTTTGCGTCAAATATCTCATCAACAACCCTTATCGGCCTTCCTGGCGCTGCTTGGGAGCACGGTATTTCGGTAGCCAATTACGAATGGATGGCCGGGCTGGTACTCCTTTTCAGCGCATTTTTTGTTGCCCCCGTATTTATTCGCCAACGAGTCACTACCGTACCCGAAATTCTTGAACGTCGTTTTGATCCAAGGCTTCGCAAATACCTTTCGGCAACATCCCTTTTTTTGAGCGTGGTTTTAGATACCGCAGGCAGTCTTTACGCTGGCGCCTTGGTGTTAATGCTTTTTGTACCGGGTTTAAGTCTCGGCCCTACTTGTGCGGTCATGGCGTTATTTGCCGGCGTCTACACCGCCGCTGGTGGCCTTAGAGCCGTTGCCTATACTGATGTGCTGCAAGCCATCGTCTTGTTACTGGGCTCCGCGGTACTCAGCACCTTGGTTTTTGCCCAGTTTGATTACAGCTGGCAGCAAGTTACCGCCGCTGTCGATGCCAAGCACATGTCGTTAATTCGGCCTTTAGATGACCCCGCGCTGCCTTGGCTCGGCACCTTAATCGGCCTGCCCATTCTCGGCTTTTATTATTGGACCATGAACCAATACGTCGCCCAACGTTTGCTGGGGGCAAGAAGCACTGATGCTGTAGCCAAAGGCGCCCTACTCGCTGCTGCCTTAAAATTGCTACCGTTATTTTTAATGGTATTACCCGGCGCCATGGCCGCGGCCCTGTTTACCGACCTTGACCGCGCCGACACAGTCTTTCCTAGATTGATCAGCGAATTTGCCCCACCAGGGATCGCAGGCTTGATGCTGGCAGGATTAATGGCTGCCATTATGTCCAGCGTTGACTCGGCACTCAACTCCGCCTCAACCTTGTTTATGGTCGATTTTGTAAAACCAAAAAAACCTGAACTCAACCCGGAACAAATGGCCCGCTGGGGACGCTACACCACATTAACGCTAATGGTTTTAGCGGCGATATGGGCACCCGCGATAGATAATTTTCCCGGTCTATTTGCCTATTTGCAGCAGGCCTTTGCCTACGTCACCCCGCCACTGGTGGCGGTGTTTGCGGTGGGCTTTATCAGTCGATCCGTTTCAAGCAATGCAGCATTTAACGGGACTATTTGTGGCCATGCTATTTCGCTTGTTCTTTTTATTGGCGCGCAACTCGACTGGCATCGTATTCATTTCACCATTGTGGCGGGCTTGCTGTTTGCGCTAACTGTACTGGTTATTTATCTTTTTCAATGGCTGTCAGCACAAAAACCCCGTCAAACCCAGCTTGAGATAACGAGCCAACAAGCAGTACCTATATCAGCAAAAAACAAAATAATGGCTGCTCTCATCACACTGCTGACATTAGCCATGCTTATTCTATTTTGGTGA
- a CDS encoding thrombospondin type 3 repeat-containing protein, translated as MQLSKLIAALLMSSALSLQLVGCNSADNDSGGGTTPPPAATDTDNDGVVDSEDNCPNIVNADQADADNDDIGDACDFLDADDDGIADDIDNCPTDANTNQRDTDDDDVGDTCDTDDDGDGVNDDVPDNCPLIANDNQLDADNDGIGDACDDSDSDGVFDLSDNCPSAANAAQTDSDNDGLGDACDGDDDGDGADDDADNCPAVSNPLQTDTDNDGVGDACETDFDGDGVDDTADNCPLVANPGQEDTVDNDGVGDACDDSDVGAGDGIVDAVDNCPLVPNPDQRDTDSDGAGDACDTDDDGDGVNDGEPDNCPLVANPNQTDSDGDGTGDACQEDRDGDGLTNGFDNCPTVPNANQNDSDGDGIGDVCDDSDNDGVLDPFDNCPADVNASQSDIDMDGQGDACDQDKDGDGELNDADNCPLVANPDQTNTDGEGQGDACQDDEDGDLFEDDFDNCPMTANPGQEDEFDGDGIGDACDDSDNDGIFDGADNCPADANTDQTNTDAGFADGDAQGDACDVDDDADGILDTSDNCQFVPNFDQTNSGTNTELGDACEGDGDSDNVIDDVDNCPTVPNEAQTDYDQDGIGDVCDDDSDNDTVNDDVDNCPLPNPDQQDSDGDGVGDACDVAAIASNFQCSAGSPVGTTVTAVETGLVCTLTDLLTDPLVEGCGVTSPDNAIDNDLDSFAIVNYNVGLLDALLGDGGLNLTGSQTLQVNFPEAVEAGQVVGFIVTVPGGTVDLSLLRNFTVRTYLDDVQQEGAGVNENTSIALLGQGVVQSNSAQGGFVGQFPVDPDAFPDLESTTSEAKYLLGFISTSDYDRVDLVVDAQVLTVDLNEAIYVYEACTAAERVILDPNAPEDPSAIDPALLTELLGEGFLPEPLAEAIENGLDPEQLAELFPEQLADLLDLLGNDDPTAGLATLLELLGDNDPSGGLDTLLDALGEDPQQAITELLATLGGEEGPLAGLSVLTDVLEGLGQDPEAAIAGLLESLGGEEGPLAGLDVLTDALEGLGEDPQNAITGLLDALGGEEGPLAGLGVLSDALEGLGQDPQQVIADLLGDLGGGDPTAGLDVLTDALEGLGEDPQDVITGLIETLGGGEGGLDALAGILNPEDPAAGLSFLTDLLPGLLDLLPIPG; from the coding sequence ATGCAACTTAGTAAACTTATCGCTGCGCTATTAATGTCCAGCGCGCTCAGCCTGCAGTTGGTGGGGTGTAATTCCGCGGATAATGATAGCGGTGGTGGCACAACACCACCGCCAGCGGCAACTGATACCGATAACGACGGTGTAGTTGATAGCGAAGACAATTGCCCAAACATTGTCAATGCAGACCAAGCTGATGCAGATAATGATGACATTGGTGATGCCTGTGATTTTCTGGATGCCGATGACGATGGTATTGCGGACGACATCGATAATTGCCCAACCGATGCCAATACCAATCAGCGTGATACGGATGACGACGATGTTGGTGATACCTGCGATACGGACGATGACGGCGATGGTGTCAATGATGATGTGCCCGACAATTGTCCGTTAATAGCCAATGACAATCAGTTGGATGCTGATAACGATGGTATTGGTGATGCCTGTGACGACTCCGATTCTGATGGGGTTTTCGACCTGAGCGATAACTGCCCCAGCGCGGCCAATGCAGCCCAGACCGACTCTGACAATGATGGTTTAGGCGATGCCTGTGATGGTGATGACGACGGTGACGGTGCAGATGATGATGCGGATAACTGTCCTGCGGTTTCTAACCCGCTGCAAACTGACACTGATAATGATGGTGTCGGCGATGCTTGTGAAACCGATTTTGACGGTGACGGCGTAGACGATACTGCGGATAACTGCCCGCTGGTGGCCAACCCCGGTCAAGAAGACACCGTGGATAATGACGGTGTCGGCGATGCTTGTGATGACAGCGACGTCGGCGCAGGTGACGGCATTGTTGATGCGGTAGATAACTGCCCCTTGGTGCCAAACCCCGATCAGCGTGATACCGATAGCGATGGCGCGGGTGATGCCTGCGATACCGACGACGATGGCGATGGCGTCAACGACGGTGAACCTGATAACTGTCCTTTGGTTGCCAACCCTAACCAAACAGATTCAGACGGCGATGGTACTGGTGACGCTTGTCAGGAAGACCGCGATGGCGATGGTTTAACCAACGGTTTTGATAACTGCCCAACCGTGCCTAATGCCAACCAGAATGATAGTGATGGGGATGGTATTGGCGATGTCTGTGACGACTCGGATAACGATGGTGTTTTAGATCCATTCGATAATTGTCCTGCAGATGTCAATGCATCTCAAAGCGACATTGATATGGATGGGCAGGGCGATGCTTGTGACCAAGATAAGGACGGTGACGGCGAATTAAATGATGCCGATAACTGCCCATTGGTTGCTAACCCAGACCAAACCAACACTGATGGTGAAGGCCAAGGTGATGCTTGTCAGGATGATGAAGACGGCGACCTGTTTGAGGACGACTTCGATAACTGTCCGATGACCGCTAACCCTGGTCAAGAAGATGAATTTGATGGCGATGGTATTGGCGACGCCTGTGACGATTCGGATAACGATGGCATTTTTGACGGAGCGGATAACTGCCCCGCTGATGCTAATACCGACCAAACTAATACCGATGCCGGTTTTGCCGATGGTGACGCACAAGGTGATGCCTGTGATGTTGATGATGATGCAGATGGCATCTTGGATACCTCAGACAACTGCCAGTTTGTGCCGAATTTTGATCAAACTAATTCAGGAACCAATACAGAACTAGGCGATGCCTGTGAAGGTGATGGCGATAGTGATAACGTTATTGATGATGTTGATAACTGTCCAACTGTCCCCAATGAAGCCCAAACCGATTACGACCAGGACGGTATCGGTGATGTCTGTGATGACGATTCAGATAATGACACCGTCAATGACGATGTAGATAACTGCCCGCTGCCTAATCCTGATCAACAGGATAGTGATGGCGACGGTGTCGGCGATGCCTGTGATGTGGCGGCAATTGCCTCCAACTTCCAGTGTTCCGCAGGCTCACCTGTTGGCACTACCGTGACAGCAGTTGAAACGGGTCTGGTTTGTACACTGACTGACTTGTTGACTGACCCTCTGGTGGAAGGTTGTGGCGTTACATCTCCTGACAATGCGATTGATAATGACCTCGACTCGTTCGCCATCGTTAACTATAACGTTGGTCTGTTGGACGCCTTGCTAGGTGATGGTGGTCTTAATCTGACAGGTTCACAGACCCTACAGGTCAACTTCCCTGAAGCTGTTGAGGCTGGTCAAGTAGTCGGCTTTATTGTCACCGTACCCGGCGGCACAGTGGATTTGAGCCTGTTACGTAACTTCACCGTTAGAACTTACTTGGATGATGTGCAGCAAGAGGGTGCAGGGGTGAATGAAAACACCTCTATTGCTCTACTTGGTCAAGGTGTTGTGCAGAGCAACTCCGCACAGGGTGGTTTTGTAGGTCAATTCCCAGTTGACCCAGATGCTTTCCCTGACTTGGAGTCCACGACCTCTGAGGCCAAATACCTGCTGGGCTTTATCAGCACTAGCGATTATGACCGGGTTGATTTGGTTGTTGATGCGCAGGTGCTGACCGTAGATCTCAATGAAGCAATCTATGTTTATGAAGCTTGTACTGCTGCAGAGCGGGTAATTCTTGATCCCAACGCGCCAGAAGATCCATCTGCTATTGACCCTGCGTTGTTGACCGAGCTATTAGGTGAGGGCTTCTTGCCTGAGCCGCTAGCGGAAGCTATTGAAAATGGCTTGGATCCAGAGCAGTTAGCAGAATTGTTCCCAGAGCAACTGGCTGATCTGCTGGATCTGCTTGGCAACGATGATCCAACTGCTGGCTTGGCAACATTGTTGGAGCTGTTGGGTGACAATGATCCTAGCGGCGGTTTAGACACCTTGTTGGATGCTCTTGGTGAAGACCCTCAGCAGGCTATTACTGAGCTGTTAGCAACATTGGGTGGTGAAGAGGGCCCATTGGCGGGTCTGAGCGTGTTAACCGATGTGCTTGAAGGTCTTGGTCAAGATCCTGAGGCCGCTATTGCTGGCTTGCTTGAATCGCTTGGTGGTGAAGAAGGTCCCTTGGCTGGCTTGGATGTGCTAACTGATGCACTTGAAGGCCTGGGTGAAGACCCTCAGAACGCTATTACTGGGCTGCTTGATGCACTGGGTGGTGAAGAAGGTCCTTTGGCTGGTTTGGGTGTGTTAAGTGATGCACTTGAGGGGCTAGGGCAAGATCCACAACAAGTGATTGCTGACCTACTTGGCGATCTTGGCGGCGGCGATCCAACCGCTGGACTGGATGTGTTGACCGATGCTTTGGAAGGTTTGGGTGAAGATCCTCAGGACGTGATAACCGGGCTCATTGAAACCTTGGGCGGTGGTGAAGGCGGCCTTGATGCCTTGGCCGGTATTCTTAACCCCGAAGATCCAGCAGCTGGCTTGAGTTTTCTTACCGATCTTTTGCCAGGCTTGTTAGATCTGCTTCCTATTCCCGGCTAA